The DNA region TGACGCCGATCGGCTACCTGCAATTCGAAACCGGAGCATTTGGAGCAACGGACTCGCCGGAATTTTCCACGCGAATAAGCGCGAATGAAGTTGTGAAACTCACAGTTCATCCGCGGGTTCAGTTATTGCTTGGTTTTGAACCCATCGCGCACACTATCGGGGAGAAGCGCGCGACCCAATTCGGGGATGCCTTCGTTGGACTCCAATCGGTTGTCGCACGTACTCGAGATGACCGCTCCACGCTTTCAGTTAGTCTGTTGCATCAGATTCGAGATAGCGGTGCACCTGACGTCGACTTCGGCAGTCCGCGTAACTCCGCTGTGCTCCTCTTCAGTGCCGACACACTGGGCTTTCACGTTGACGCAAACGCGTTAGCCAACGAACTGGTAAACGAGACGACCCGGAGAGCGCAATTCGGGCAGACTCTCTCCATATCTCATCCAGTGAAGAGGTTCATTGTGTCAGGAGAGATTTGGCACTTTACGCAGCCGTTTCTGCATGGTCACGCCATTGGGAATTTGTGGGCTATTGCCTACCCTATACGGAAGAACCTCGTGGTCGATACCGGTTTTGATCGCGGCCTGACCAGCACTTCAACTCAGTGGGAAACGTTTGCGGGATTTACTTTTATGCTTCCCCATCGGCTGTGGTAGTAGACGTCACCAAAACAACAAGGCCGATCCCATACGGGATCGGCCATTACGCGAGCGTGAGCAGGGATATGTTTAAATCTTGCGACGTGGACGCGTTGCCAGATCGCGCATTTGCATCATCAGACTCGAGCGCTGCATGGGATCAAGCGTGAAAATGAATGGCGCGACCTCGGCCACGAATGGATCAGCAGCGAGAGACGCGATTTCGTCCTCGCGCGCGCGTCCATCTCCACGCAGCAAATCAGGAATCGTGACCTCCAGCGCCCTGGCCAACCGTGCGAGCGACGACAATGTTGGCGTCGCCTTCTCATTTTCGATCTTCGATACGTAGGTGCGCGGCACCTGCATGCGTCCGGCAAGCTGGCGTTGGCTCAGCCCGGAGCGGCGGCGCAGCGAACGAATCGCGAGCGCAATTTGAATCTGCGGAAGAGAGCTGTTGCTATCTGTTGTGGGGATGACTTCAGGCGCAACAACAATCGGCTCGGGCTCGTTGTCGAGTGACGTTCGGCACTTACGGCAATTATTGTTATTGGTCCGAAATTGGACGAGGTGACAATGGTCGCATCTCACCACCTCTCGGGAATCAACAGGCGCGAGCGTCGTTGCCATGTAGTTTGGGAGTTGCCAGAGCGGGGCACTCTCAAACAAAAGCTCGAATCCGGGATGAGTTCCCCGTAATTCAGCCACGGTTACTCTGCGGTACTCTGCAGTGGAAGTCAAGCAAAAACCGGAAGAAAACACGATTAAACTAGCAATAAACACCGGAGAAACAAGGGAGAAAACAGGTAAATGATCGGACAATCTCGTGACTCGGCGTGGAGTTTACTAACTGAATACACCCAGTCGGAAAGCCTGCGGAAGCATGCTAAGGCGGTTGAGGCATGTATGCGCGCTTATGCGCGAAAGTTCGCGCGCGAGCAGGGCCTCAGCCCCTCGGCAACTGATGAGCTTGAGCACAAGTACAGCGTAACCGCACTGCTTCACGACTTCGACTATGAGCGCTTTCCCACGCCGGAACAGCATCCTTACGTCGGCAATAAGATCCTTGAAGAACGTGGATATGCCGAGGACATCCGTCGCGCAATCATGTCGCATGCGGACTACACGGGTGTTCAGAGACAAACGCATATGGAGAAAGTCCTGTTTGCTTGCGACGAGCTCGCTGGATTCATCACCGCCACTGCGCTAGTGAAGCCCTCGAAGTCACTGGCCGAGGTGGACGCCAAATCCATTCGCAAGAAGATGAAGGACAAAGCTTTCGCTCGCAGCGTATCGCGAGAGGATATTGTGAACGGCGCTGCGGACCTCGGGGTTGATCTCGACGAGCACATTGCCTTCTGCATTGAGGCTATGCAGAGGATCGCCGCGGATTTGGGGCTGGCCGGCAATGCTGCCGCAAGCGCCGGTTAACGTTCTTGGATTAGCTAGTCCCCGGCTTCCGGCTGCTGCACAGGACGCGGGCCCAATTTGGGTTTGCGAACAAAACGCAGTCGGAAGCGATCAAGATAGAGGTAAATCACTGGCGTTGTGAACAGCGTCAGCATCTGGCTGACGAGCAGGCCACCTACGATTGCGATTCCCAGTGGACGACGCATTTCGCTTCCCGTTCCGGTACCGATCGCCAGCGGCAGAGCGCCAAACATGGCCGCCATCGTCGTCATCATGATGGGACGAAAGCGTAACAAACAGGCTTCGCGCACCGCATCTTCTGGCGATTTACCTCCTTCACGTTCGCTCTGCAGCGCAAAATCGATCATCATGATGGCATTCTTCTTGACGATACCAATCAGCAGGATGATGCCGATCATCGCGATGACGGTGAATTCGGTATTGGTGAGCAGCAGAAAGATCAATGCGCCCAAGCCGGCTGAGGGCAGCGTGGAAAGAATCGTGACGGGATGCACAATGCTTTCGTAGAGCATTCCCAAGACGATATACACGGCGGCGAGTGCTGTGAGAATCAGAATCGGCTCGCTTTGTAGTGACGCCTGGAAGGCCTGCGCTGTGCCCTGGAAGCCCCCATGAATCGTGGATGGCATGCCCATCGTACGCGCAGCGTCTTCAACCGCCGCTTCTGCTTTGTCGAGCGAAACACCAGGACCGAGATTGAACGAAATGGTCACCGCTGGGAACTGCCCCTGGTGTGCGACCGCGATGGCTGTTTCCGTGGGTTGAAAGTGAGCAAAGGCGCTGAGCGGCACCTCAGTTCCATTACGGGAATGAACATAAATGTTCCTTAGCGCCTCAGGTCCCTGACTGAACTTGGGATCCACTTCCATGACAACGTGATACTGATTGATGCCGCTATACATCACGGAAACCTGGCGCTGCCCAAAGGCGTCATAGAGCGTGCTGTCGATTTGTGCCGGCGTAACTCCGAGACGTCCCGCGGTCTCGCGATCGATCACGACCGTCACCTCCAGCCCATGATTCTGCTGGTCACTGGAGACGTCTCTCAGCTCCGGCATGCGCCGCATTTTCTCCACAAGCTGGGGAGCCCATTGCAGCAGGTCCTGAAGATTGTCGCCCTGAAGCGTGTATTGGAACTGAGAGTTGCTTCCTCGGCCGCCGATGTTCACGTCCTGCACTGGAACCATGAATAGCTGGGCGCCCGGAATGCGCGAGAGCTTGGGACGCAAACGGTTGACCACGTCGAAAGCCGATTCCTTCCGCCCTTCTCCGAGCGGCTTGAGTTGGATGAACATGTTGGCTGAGTTTGTTCCGCCGCGTCCGCCGCCGCCTGTGAAGCTAATCGCGGTGTCAATCGCGGGGTCTTTTAACACGATGCTGTTCAGGAGTTGCAGCTTCGCCTTCATCGCCTCAAATGAGACATCCTGCTGGCCGATCATGCTGCCAGAAATCCGTCCTGTGTCCTGTTGCGGGAAAAATCCTTTAGGGATGATGTAGTAGAGGTAAATGTTCAGCGTAATCGTAAGCAGCGTGATTACCAGCACCAGCGGTTGATGGTCCAGAACCCAGTCGAGCGAATGGCGATATCCGTCGTGCAGCCAGTTGAAGGCACGTTCGCCCGCGTTATAGAGACGGCCATGCTTCCGGCCGTGTTCTGAGCGGAGAAATTTGGCGCACATCATGGGAGTGGTCGTGAGCGAAAAAACCAGCGACAGTAGTACGGCAACACTTAGTGTGACCGCGAACTCCCGAAACAAACGCCCTACAATTCCACCCATCGCCAAAATGGGAATGAACACCGCAATGAGCGAGGTGCTCATCGAGAGCACAGTAAAGCCGATCTCCTTTGCTCCAAGCAGGGCCGCAGCCATGGGCTGCATGCCGGCCTCGAGATGGCGAGTAATGTTCTCGATAACTACGATCGCATCGTCAACCACAAATCCGGTAGAGATCGTCAACGCCATCAGGGACAAGTTGTCCAGCGTGTAGCCGGCGAGATACATCACGCCGAACGTTCCCACCAGAGACAGTGGTACGGCCACGCTGGGGATAACTGTGGCCCATCCGCTGCGCAGAAAGAGGAAGACAACAAGGACAACCAGGCCTACTGAGATCGCCAGTGTGCGCTGCACGTCCCTTACCGAAGCTCGGATCGTGGTCGTGCGATCCATCACAACCTGCAACTTAACCGTCGGCGACACGGATGCCTGCAATTGCGGCAACAGCTCACGGACCCGATCGACGGTGCCAATGATGTTCGCGCCCGGCTGTCGAGAAATCACCAGCAGTACAGCCGGCTTCCCGTTCGCGAGGCCTGCATTCTGGGTGTTTTCAACGGAGTCGCGAACGTCAGCAACTTCGTGCAGGAATACCGGCGTTCCACTCTTGGAGGTTACGATCAGATTCTGATAGTCGACGGCTTTAAAGATCTGGTCGTTAGTACCGATGCTCCACGCGCTTTGGACGCCGCTGATCTGTCCCTTGGCGGAATGCGCATTCGCTGAACTAATTGCTGTCCGCACCGCATCGATGCCGACGTTCAGTTTGCTCAGCAATAACGGATTCGCTTCTGCACGCACTGCAGGACGAGAACTTCCTCCTACAAAAACATTGCCAACCCCCTGGATCTGCGAAATCTTCTGCGCGAGCACCGAATCAGCGATGTCGTACATCTGCTGCTGCGTCTGTATATCGGAGGTCAGAGCGACGATCATGATCGGCGCGTCAGCCGGATTCACCTTGCGCCAATTCGGATTGCTCGGCAGGTTCGCAGGCAGTTGTCCCCGCGCAGCGTTGATGGCAGCTTGAACATCGCGCGCAGCCGCGTCGATATTTCGGCTTAGATCAAACTGCAGAGTGATGCCAGTTTGTCCAAGACCGCTGGACGAGGTCATTTGTGTGACGCCAGCAATGCGGCCAAATTGCCGTTCGAGGGGTGTTGCGA from Acidobacteriota bacterium includes:
- a CDS encoding transcriptional regulator, whose translation is MATTLAPVDSREVVRCDHCHLVQFRTNNNNCRKCRTSLDNEPEPIVVAPEVIPTTDSNSSLPQIQIALAIRSLRRRSGLSQRQLAGRMQVPRTYVSKIENEKATPTLSSLARLARALEVTIPDLLRGDGRAREDEIASLAADPFVAEVAPFIFTLDPMQRSSLMMQMRDLATRPRRKI
- a CDS encoding HAD family hydrolase, translated to MIGQSRDSAWSLLTEYTQSESLRKHAKAVEACMRAYARKFAREQGLSPSATDELEHKYSVTALLHDFDYERFPTPEQHPYVGNKILEERGYAEDIRRAIMSHADYTGVQRQTHMEKVLFACDELAGFITATALVKPSKSLAEVDAKSIRKKMKDKAFARSVSREDIVNGAADLGVDLDEHIAFCIEAMQRIAADLGLAGNAAASAG
- a CDS encoding multidrug transporter subunit MdtC (Part of a tripartite efflux system composed of MdtA, MdtB and MdtC which confers resistance against novobiocin and deoxycholate), which translates into the protein MSISTPFIRRPVGTSLLSVAVLLAGALAYSKLPVAPLPEVEFPTVSVNAGLPGASPETMASAVATPLERQFGRIAGVTQMTSSSGLGQTGITLQFDLSRNIDAAARDVQAAINAARGQLPANLPSNPNWRKVNPADAPIMIVALTSDIQTQQQMYDIADSVLAQKISQIQGVGNVFVGGSSRPAVRAEANPLLLSKLNVGIDAVRTAISSANAHSAKGQISGVQSAWSIGTNDQIFKAVDYQNLIVTSKSGTPVFLHEVADVRDSVENTQNAGLANGKPAVLLVISRQPGANIIGTVDRVRELLPQLQASVSPTVKLQVVMDRTTTIRASVRDVQRTLAISVGLVVLVVFLFLRSGWATVIPSVAVPLSLVGTFGVMYLAGYTLDNLSLMALTISTGFVVDDAIVVIENITRHLEAGMQPMAAALLGAKEIGFTVLSMSTSLIAVFIPILAMGGIVGRLFREFAVTLSVAVLLSLVFSLTTTPMMCAKFLRSEHGRKHGRLYNAGERAFNWLHDGYRHSLDWVLDHQPLVLVITLLTITLNIYLYYIIPKGFFPQQDTGRISGSMIGQQDVSFEAMKAKLQLLNSIVLKDPAIDTAISFTGGGGRGGTNSANMFIQLKPLGEGRKESAFDVVNRLRPKLSRIPGAQLFMVPVQDVNIGGRGSNSQFQYTLQGDNLQDLLQWAPQLVEKMRRMPELRDVSSDQQNHGLEVTVVIDRETAGRLGVTPAQIDSTLYDAFGQRQVSVMYSGINQYHVVMEVDPKFSQGPEALRNIYVHSRNGTEVPLSAFAHFQPTETAIAVAHQGQFPAVTISFNLGPGVSLDKAEAAVEDAARTMGMPSTIHGGFQGTAQAFQASLQSEPILILTALAAVYIVLGMLYESIVHPVTILSTLPSAGLGALIFLLLTNTEFTVIAMIGIILLIGIVKKNAIMMIDFALQSEREGGKSPEDAVREACLLRFRPIMMTTMAAMFGALPLAIGTGTGSEMRRPLGIAIVGGLLVSQMLTLFTTPVIYLYLDRFRLRFVRKPKLGPRPVQQPEAGD